Proteins encoded within one genomic window of Couchioplanes caeruleus:
- a CDS encoding 3-keto-5-aminohexanoate cleavage protein, with product MTGTLITVAPTGAESSKADVPALPVTIDELVATAKECEALGAAIIHVHIRDDAAEPTLDQGRLRDTVAALRQSTDLIIQLSSGGAVTDPESDRLAVLDARPEMASCTMGTVNFGDGVFMNRAGFIVDLHTRMQERGIVPEYEIFDLGQLTSLQRLLDKHGLPFGGHVHVDLVMGVPGGMPGTAEALVACHRAIRDLPEGTTFSATGIGRSTIAVMLASLSAGGHLRVGMEDTITYARGQAVESNMQLVARAVGFAQLAQRPPLSTAEARALLGVPAR from the coding sequence ATGACCGGGACTTTGATCACTGTCGCGCCCACCGGCGCGGAGAGCAGCAAGGCGGACGTACCAGCGCTGCCTGTGACGATCGATGAGCTTGTGGCGACCGCCAAGGAGTGCGAGGCGCTGGGCGCGGCGATCATCCACGTCCACATCCGGGACGACGCGGCCGAGCCGACCCTCGACCAGGGCCGGCTTCGGGACACCGTGGCCGCGCTGCGGCAGTCCACCGACCTGATCATCCAGCTCTCCTCGGGCGGGGCCGTCACCGATCCCGAGTCGGACCGGCTGGCCGTGCTCGACGCGCGCCCGGAGATGGCCTCCTGCACGATGGGCACGGTCAACTTCGGCGACGGCGTCTTCATGAACCGCGCGGGGTTCATCGTCGACCTGCACACCCGGATGCAGGAGCGGGGCATCGTCCCCGAGTACGAGATCTTCGACCTGGGCCAACTCACCAGCCTGCAGCGCCTGCTCGACAAGCACGGCCTGCCGTTCGGCGGGCATGTGCACGTGGACCTCGTGATGGGCGTGCCGGGCGGCATGCCGGGCACCGCGGAGGCGCTGGTCGCCTGCCACCGCGCGATCCGGGACCTGCCCGAGGGCACGACGTTCTCCGCCACCGGCATCGGGCGCAGCACGATCGCGGTCATGCTCGCGTCGCTGTCGGCCGGCGGTCACCTGCGGGTCGGCATGGAGGACACCATCACGTACGCCAGGGGCCAGGCGGTCGAGTCGAACATGCAGCTCGTCGCGCGGGCGGTCGGGTTCGCCCAGCTCGCCCAGCGCCCGCCGCTGAGCACCGCGGAGGCGCGCGCGCTGCTCGGCGTACCGGCTCGATGA
- a CDS encoding asparaginase, which translates to MILAEVVRSGFVEGIHHGSVVVLDASGAVVSSAGDVTGPMFPRSSNKPMQTVGMLRAGLRTDDPADLALISGSHSGEPFHVDRVRSILRTAGLTEDALLCPEDLPLAESARHAVIVAGGAGKRVYMNCSGKHAGMLATCVVNGWPLDDYRDAKHPLQGVLAEAVTDLAGEPIAATGIDGCGAPVFGFSLTALARGFHRLAAAPDGPERAVADAIRAHPELVAGTGQDDTLLMRGVPGLLAKGGAEGVVAVAVPGAGAVAIKIADGGMRARTPVLVSALRRLGVDAPVLDELATVPLLGGGVRVGEVRAAW; encoded by the coding sequence ATGATCCTCGCGGAGGTCGTGCGTTCGGGCTTCGTGGAGGGCATCCATCACGGTTCGGTGGTAGTGCTCGACGCCTCCGGTGCGGTGGTCTCCTCGGCGGGCGACGTGACGGGCCCGATGTTCCCCCGTTCCTCGAACAAGCCGATGCAGACCGTGGGCATGCTGCGGGCGGGGCTGCGCACCGACGACCCCGCGGACCTCGCGCTGATCAGCGGCAGCCATTCCGGCGAGCCGTTCCACGTCGACCGGGTCCGCTCGATCCTGCGTACGGCCGGCCTCACCGAGGACGCCCTGCTCTGCCCGGAGGACCTGCCGCTCGCCGAGAGTGCCCGGCATGCCGTGATCGTCGCGGGCGGTGCCGGGAAGCGGGTCTACATGAACTGCTCCGGCAAGCACGCCGGCATGCTGGCCACCTGCGTGGTCAACGGCTGGCCGCTGGACGACTACCGGGACGCCAAGCACCCGCTGCAGGGCGTCCTGGCCGAGGCCGTGACGGACCTGGCCGGCGAGCCGATCGCCGCGACCGGCATCGACGGCTGCGGCGCGCCGGTCTTCGGTTTCTCCCTGACCGCGCTGGCCCGGGGTTTCCACCGGCTGGCCGCGGCGCCGGACGGGCCCGAGCGCGCGGTGGCCGACGCCATCCGGGCGCATCCGGAGCTGGTGGCCGGGACCGGTCAGGACGACACGCTGTTGATGCGCGGCGTGCCCGGCCTGCTGGCCAAGGGTGGCGCCGAGGGGGTCGTGGCCGTGGCGGTGCCGGGTGCCGGCGCGGTGGCCATCAAGATCGCCGACGGCGGGATGCGGGCGCGGACGCCGGTGCTGGTCTCGGCGCTGCGCCGGCTCGGCGTCGATGCTCCCGTCCTGGACGAGCTGGCCACCGTGCCGCTGCTGGGTGGCGGCGTCCGGGTCGGCGAGGTGCGCGC